The Sebaldella sp. S0638 DNA segment CGTTTTTTCTCCTTCAGTATCATTAAGGTCTAAAATAGCAACATTTGCTCCCTCTTTTGCCATACAGAGAGCGATTCCTTTTCCTATTCCGTTGGCACCGCCTGTTATTACGCAGACTTTATCTTTTAATAACATTTGTCCTCCTACAATATACTTTTTTCTATTTATAAAATAATTATTTTCAAATTTTAGTTTTTTTACCTGTGTCAGGGGAATAAATATGTAATTTACTCTTCCCTTTATAAAATCTGCATTACCTTTTTTACAAAAGGAAGAAAAGAAAAGATTATTCAGAACGGGACATAAGTATAACCCTGACTGACAGATATTGGTTAATCCGGCAAAATTCCGGAATTTCTTTTATACTTCTTTGGATAAAAGATTTTTTAAAACAGGAAACCGGAGTATTTTCTGAATTTTTACCGGTAAAATCCCGGTTCCTGTTTTTGGATCTGCAATATATTCAGCTTTGTTACTTGTTTAAAATTTCTATGATTTTATCAAGATCTTTATCTACGCCTATTCCTGTCAAAAAAGATACTGCTACAATAACAGGAATATCATTTTTACTTGTGTAAGCAGTAGTAGTAACGATTAAGTCGACTTTATCAGTCTTATAAGGCAGTTCAGATACTTTACACTGCTGGATATCTACATCTACACCTCTTTCCTTAAGTAAATTACTCATCTTGTTAACAACAACTGTCGATGTGGCGATTCCTGTTCCACATGCCACCATAATTCTCTTTTTGCCCATATTTCTTCCTCCTTAAATATTATTATTCTGTATCATTTTCATATTGTTTCTTAATATCATTTCTTGTCCAGTACCACATTCCCACATAAGCAACGAGAGCAACAATACCGGCTATAAACATAGGTGTATTTTTGTAATCAATAAGTTTCAGGATAATCCACAAAGTAATGTGACAGCTCATATCAATACCTGAAATCATAGTAGCTCCGGCCGGGAATTCAAATCCTACTGCGTGTCCCATTTGAGTAGTAAGCGGTCCGAGGTTCGTAGCCATGAAAAACACCATACATACAGTAATTATAGAGTTTATAAGTCCTCTGAAAATATCACCTCTAGAAGCAGCAACAGCCCAGATAACAGTAAACGGCAGCACAGCCAGATCGGCAAACGGAAGCATTCTGTTATACGGCAGAATAACTGCAAGTAATATAGTAATAGGAACCATAAGCAATGCTACAGTCATGTTAGCAGGGTTACCAATAACTACCGCTGCATCCAGTCCTATATAAACATCTTTTCCGGGAAATCTTTTTGCGATAAAATCTTTAGCACCTTCTGAAATAGGAGTCAGACCTTCCATAAGAAGTGCAACCATTTTCGGCATTAGCACCATTACTGCTCCCATTTGTATACCAAGTGACAGAGTATCAGAAACATTGTATCTTCCCAGAATTCCCAAAAGAATTCCCAGAACAATACCCATAATCAGAGGTTCACCGAATATACCGATTTTTTCTTTTAGTTTTTCACCATCTAGTTTTACTTTATTAATTCCTGGTATTTTATCTTCTACTTTATTCAAAGCATACATAATCGGTGCGAAGTTGACGGTTTCTCCGTGCGGGAGTGAAATTCCCGGAAGTCCGAAATGTTTTTCCACAGCAGGAGCTGTCCAGTCCGCCAGTTTGAATATAATAGTAGCATTTATAAGAGTAAGAACAATAGCAAGAATTAAACTGTTTGTCGCATAGTATACCATTGCACCGGGGAAAATCAAGTGCCAGTAGTTCCATAAATCCACGTCCATAGTTTTAGTAACATTAAAATATAAAAGTATCATGTTAAGTATAAATATAATCGGGATCAATAATGCGGCAATAGGAGTAGCAAATGTAATTGCAGCACCTATAGGCCATCCCACGTCAATAATGTCAAAGTGAAGTCCGAGAGATGTAACTAATGCCTCGGCAGCTTTACCAAGTGAAGTCATCAAAAGACCAATAACAAGATTTACTCCCACAAACCCGACTCCTACAGTTACTCCTGCTCTGAATGACTTTGCCAGTCCTTGTCCCAGAATTAATCCGAAAATGGTAAGAATGATAGGAAGCATTGTGGCAGGACCAAGTCCCAGAATAAAATCGACGAAACTTTTAATAATTTCCATATTTTTCTCCTTTTACAATTTATTTTTGGCCATAAACGTTTTTAAACAATTCATTGGCTCTTATTATCTCTTCCTCGGGAAGCTCTTCGGGCTTTCCTATTGTTCTGGTCAGATAGTAAACTTTTGCGGAATCTTCAAGCATAACAGCCGCAGTAAGTGCATGTGCCACATTTTCACCATATGTGAAAACACCGTGGCTTTCCAGTAAAACTGCTTTCTGATTGCCGATTTTCTCGATTATATTTTCTCCAAGTTCATCTGACCCTACGGGAGCATATTTTGAAAGGAGTACTTTTCCACCGACTTCATTTGCCATAGTCGTGGAAATAACAGGTATTTCTTCTTTTAATACTGCAAAACAGCTGGCGAACGTAGAGTGAGTATGTATAATTCCGTTTATTTCCTTTTTTGCCCTGTATATTTGCAGGTGGGTTTTTAAGTCTGAGCTGGGTTTTCTTTTACCTTCTATTATATTTCCGTCAAGGTCTGTAACTGTAATGTCATCGGGAGTGAGAGTATCGTATTCCATACCGCTTGGAGTCATAACAATATATCCTGTTTCAATATCACGTCCGCTTACATTTCCGCCGGTAAGTGTGATCAGTTTATATTCCTTTAGTTTTCTTCCTGCATCGATAACCTCATTTTTTAATTTTTCCAGCATAAATCCTCCTTAATTTATTCTGCTGTGCCTTCAGCAGCAGCTTCTCTATCCAGACGAGTTTCTTTTATAATTCTTCTTCTGTTATAAACAGCCATTCCAAGAGCTATTACTGTAAGAATGGCAACTCCTACGAAAGGAACGCTCATAAGTCTTGTAAACAGCCAGCTTAATGGGTTAGCCCCGTCACAGATACTTGAAATCATTGTTGCACCCGGAGGCATAGTAAAGTTAGCATCTATAGCCATTTGAGTGTGAAGCGGAGCAAGGTTAGTGGCAATAAGAAGTCCTACAGCCATATTTATAAATCCTATTATAAATGTTCTAAAAACGTTTCCTTTAGTGATAGGCATAAGCATAACCAGTGAAAAAGGAATAACAGCCAGATCGGCAAAAGGAAGCACTCTGTTTCCAGGCAATATCGCAGCAAGTATAATAGTAATAGGCACTAATACAAGTGATACAGAAAGAGTAGTAGGGTGACCTATTCCTACGGCAGAGTCAAGACCGATATATATTTTTCCTCTGTTTTTAAATCTTTTACTTACGAATTCCTGAGCTGAATCAGATATAGGGATTAATCCTTCCATAAGCATGGCAGCCATTTTTGGTATTAATACAAGTACACCTCCGAGAGTAATACCCAGAACAAGAATTCCTTTCAGGTTATATCCTGCGGCAATACCAATTACCAGACCTATAACAGTACCAATAATAAGCGGTTCACCGAAAACTCCGAATCTTCTCTGTAAAGTATCAGTATCCAGTTCTATTTTGTTTATTCCGGGAATAACGTCCAGAATTTTATTTATTACTAAGGCTCCCGGAACGAAAGCACCCGAAAATCCGTGCGGCAGTGAAACACCCGGAAGACCAAGATATTTTTCCAGTCCCGGTGCAGTAAGATCAGCTATAACCATTATAATTATCATATTAAGAACAGCAGCTATAATCCCGTACATAATACTTCCAGTAGCACCAGTTACCAAAGCACCCGTAAAAGCAAAGTGCCAGAAATCCCAGATATCTATATCCAGAGTCTGAGTAGTGTTAGTAAGAAGCATCACGATGTTTACAATAAGACCAATAGGAATAATGAGAGCTCCTACTCTTGAAGCAAATGCAATAGCAGCTGCAGCAGGCCATCCGACATCTATAACAGTAAGATTAAGACCAAGTCTTGTAACCATGTCCTGAGCAGCAGGACCAAGACTACCGCCTAACAGACCAATAACTAAATTCAAACCAATAAAACCTACACCAACTGTTAATCCAGCTCTTAAAGCTTTTCCGAATTTAGCACCCAGAATAAGCCCGAATATTGTGATAATAATGGGCATCATTACCTGAGGACCAAGATCAACGATATAGTTTAAAATTCCCATTTTTTAAACCTCCTAATTTTCATAATTTGAAAAGATATATAAAATGTTATAAATATTAAAGAACAACGCCATATTTTTTTCATATATTACCGGAATATATCCGGTAAAGATGATGAGTATAAATTCTTTTTACGCAGAATACTAATTTTCCAAATTTTTCTTTACTATTTCCACAAGATTGTCTTTATCAGAGGTAAGCATTTTATAAAATTCTTCTTTATTTCCAAAAAAACTTATTAACTTGGTAAGGACATCTATTTTGTCTTCTTTTTCGCCGAAAGCAATAACGCAGACCACTTCCACAGGTGTATCTTTACTATGGTCTTCAGCACATTTAAAATCAACCTTCTTTTTTAGTGTGGCTATGGATAATGTAGATTTCAGCACGTGTTCCACTTCTGTGTGCGGCATGGCGATACTATAGTCACCGAAATCCAGTCCTGTAGGATATGCAGCTTCTCTTTCCAAGAGACCGCCATAAAAGCTGGATTTTACATAGCCGTTTTTTTCAAGGTTATCTGATAAAAATTTTAATACATCATTAGAGTTTTCGTACTCAAGATTTGAAAAAATTAAGTTATTATCAATTATCATAGTTTTATATCTCCCTTTCTATGTATTTTTTTATTGTTTTAAGTATTTCCGACTGATTATTTTTTCTTTCTAATTCTGAAAAGAATTCATCATTTTCCGCAAGCATTACCAGATCATTCAGTGTTTCGGATATTTCCTCTTTTGAAAGACATGATAATCCAAATATATACATTAACTTTTTATTATCCGGAAAAGTGACAGGATAATTTAATTTCAGGAAAGAAACTCCGGTTCTAAAGACATCATTGTTATTTTCCGCATGAAGTATCATAAGTCTTTGATTTAGTACCATAAAGGTACCGCATTCATCTACCAGATCCTTCATACTCTGTATGTAGCTCTCCTCTATACAGCCATCTTCCAGTAAGATTTTCCCTATGATGTTTACTACATTTCTCCAGTTTGTCTCTTTTTCCTTAATGACAATATTTTCTTTTTTCAGATAGTCTAAAAGATTTTTATTTCTCCTTTCTATGATTTTTTCTTTTCTATTGTCATATATTTGGCCGCTGAATTTTTTTGTAAGAATATCCCCGATTTTTTCAAGGTCTTCACTCTTGAATTCTTTTTCTATAACCTCCAGTATTTCTGTTACTCCAATTGTTCTTTTTTTTCTTTTAAACCCTTTATTTTCAAGAAGAATTTTATCTTTTTCAGAAAGAATTACATTTACCTGAATAATTTCTTTTTCTACTTTTATACTTTCAGGTATTTTTACGGTACTTATTATAAAGTCAATGTTTTTCAAGTCGTAATCCTTGAGTCTGTAATAAGGAATCAGATCCACCACATTTATATCAAAGGTGTCAAACAGCTCCTGAGCCAGAAGACTGGAGCTGGCGTAGCCGCTTCCGCAGACAAAGAGGACATTGCTGAATTCATTTACTTTTTCTTTTATTCTGTCAATGGCAAGTTTGAAATGGACGGTAAATAGTGCTACTTCATCGTCTTTTATTTCATGCCCGATATATTTCTCCACATCGATAAGAGATTTTTTTACTGTGAAAAACAAATCCTGACAGTTTTCCAATATCTCCTCAAAGCCGATATTAGGGAGGTAGATATCATTTTTTATACGGTAGATTGTTGGTTTTATGTGGTTGAGGAGCCCTTCAAATAATAATTTGTCTTTTGAAATATCAACATTATTGTTTTTACTTACTTCACCAATAAGCTTTCTAACCAGAATTTCTACTTCAATCCAGTTTTCATAGAATGTATAACTGTAATTATAGGTGTGGCTGCCAAGAAAATATTCCGCCAGTTTCAGTATTTCTTCTTCATTAAAATGAACATCATACTTTTTCTCTAAAATATCTATGTTTTCTGTAAGAATTTTATATTCTTTTGTTCTGATTATGTATGTGTTATAAAAGTCGCTTTGTGTGATGATATTATTTTGTTTTACTCTGAGGATGGCTATGGAGAAATAGATGATAAGCAGTTCGAAGACTTCGTTGGAGGTGTTTTCAACAAGTTTGCTTTCGATTTCTTTTAAATAATTTTTCAAAAAATTTTGGTCAATTTGTTTTATATAATTATTTAAAATGTCTTTTATCCGGTAATCTATGAATAAGTTCATTTTATTTGAGGAATTCTCAAAATTAAACAGCTTGTCCATAAATATTTTTATCATTTCTTTCCTTACTGCTATTTCGGAAGAATCTATATAAAAGCCTTTTGTGTTGTTATACCTGAAACTGAGATCTTTGGTTTTCAGAAAATCCTTTAATTTTTTTACATCGCTTTTTATTGTCAGTTCGCTTACCTGAAACAAAGATGCCAGATTTATGATATTTAGTTTGCTGGTAGTATTAAAGAGTATGTAAATATAAATATACTCTACTCTTTCTGTGTCCAGATATTTATAATCTCTGGATTCGATCTTTTTCAAAAAATTACTTAAAGAAAATTTTTCCCGCTGATATAAAATTCCTTTTGAATTCTTGTCTATAACAGGGAAATTATATTTTTTCAGATAATAATTCAGATTCTCAATACTGTACCTTATAGTACGGAGACTCACTCCGAATTCTTCGGCAAGATATTCCATGTCTATATTATCTGAATCGGTAAGTATGTTCAAAATTTCAATTTCCCTCTTAGTAAGAGCCATATTCTTTCACCTCCCTCGTAAGTCTCTTCATTAGTGAAGTGGCTCGGCTATATTCTGACAAATTCCGCTGCCGGATTTTCCGTCTGCTGCTTTATCATCAGCTGATACACGCCTGCTGTTTTTCAATTTTCTGCTTTACAGAATGGAAAAAATAAAGAAGCATTTAGCAGAATACAGTCAGGTCACTTCACTAGAAATGTACCACGAAAGGAAAAATAGGCAAGGCTAATTATTTTCATCATTTTATGAAAAATATTATACTTTATTATTAAAAGTACTAATTATAGGCATTTTGAAAGTTTTAAAAAAAATTGATTTAAATTATTTTTTGCTCTTTTAATGATTATTTTAAACGAGTGGTGGGAATATCACTTTTATTGGCTTCAAAATTTTAAAATTTTTAATAAAAAAAATTAGTAAAGCAGGTAAAACAAAATAATTACTATGAATAAACCCTTTAAAATCAAGAATTAAAAATTATCGGACGAAAACTATACAGTTATAAAATTTTGCAGAATTCTTGACCAAAAGAAAAAACATACTATAATAGAATTGAGCAAAAAAGAGTAATTTCGATCAAAATCAGGCAAAAAGGAGGGATATATAAAATGAAAGAAAAGAGGATAGACAGAATATTGCAAATGGTGAAGCTAAACAGTGCAGTGGGTACAGGAGAGCTTGCCAAAACTCTGGATGTGGCTGAAAGCACCGTAAGACGGGATCTGAACCAGCTGGAAAAAATGGGATTGTTAAAAAAAGTTCACGGAGGGGCTGTAAAGCTGGAAAATCAGGTAATATTCGAGATGTCATACTCAGAAAGAGAAGAACTGAACTTAAAGCTGAAAGAACAGGCAGCCAAAAAAGCAGCAAGTTATATAAATGACAATGATACGATTTTTATAGGTCCGGGAACTACCACAGAGATGGTAATGAAGTATATAAAAACCAAAAATAATACAATTATCACCAATTCATTAAGTGCTTTTTCAAAATATTCATCGCTTCCGTATAAACTGATAATTGCTCCCGGATATCTGAGGACAGAAACCAGTGCAGTAATAGGAACCTTTACTAATAATTTTCTAAAAAAAATAAATGTGGATATAGCCTTTTCCGGGGCGAACTGTATTAATGACAGCCAGCTCATGTCTTCAAACGAAGAAGAAGGAACAGCACAGGAAATAATATTAAATAATGCCAAAAAAAGATATCTGCTGGTAGACAGCACAAAATTCGAGACAAAATCATTTTTTACATTCTATTCCGCGGAAAATCTTGATGCAATAATAACAGATAATGAAATAAGCAGTAAAATTAAAAATAAATATAAAAAGTTTTGTAAAGTTTTATAAATTAAAGGAGATGATTTTATGCTGATGGAAAATGAGAGAAAACTCATTGTAGAATATGGGAAACTCTTAGTAACAAAAGGACTTACCACAGGAACAGGAGGAAATATCAGTATCTTTGACAAGGAGAAAAAATATTTCGCAATAAGTCCCAGCGGAATAGATTATTTTGAGACAACACCTGAAGATGTGGTAATTATGGATCTGGACGGAAAAGTGGTGGAAGGTATAAGAAAACCTTCGAGTGAATGGATGATGCATATGATTTTTTATAAAAAAAGAGATGATGTAGAAGCTGTAGTTCATACTCACTCGAGATTTGCTTCGACTATTTCATGTATGCGCTGGGAAATTCCTGCACTTCATTATTATGTAGCATTTGCAGGAAAAACAATCCCTTGTGCAAAATATGCTTCATACGGGACACAGGAACTTGCTGATAATGCTTTTGACGGAATGGGAGAAGGAAAAGCAGCACTTCTGGCTAATCACGGACTTATAACAATCGGACGCAGTGTAAAAGAAGCTTTTCTTGTGGCAGAAATGAGCGAGGAAATGGCAGAGTACTATTACAGAACAAAATCAATAGGCGAACCTGTGCTTCTTGATGAAGAAGAGATGGAAAGTATGCTTGTAAGATTCAAATCTTACGGACAGTAGAGGAGGAAAATTATGAAAATAGCGTATTTTTACGGACCGGAAGATGTAAGAATAGAAGAAACAGCTATTCCTGAACCGGGTTATGGTGAAGTAGTAATAAAAAATAAAGTAGCATTAACATGCGGAACAGATTTGAAAACTTATCTGAGAGGGCATCCGCTCTGGATTCCGCCGGCAGTTTTCGGTCACGAAGCTTCAGGAGTAGTATATAAAGTGGGTGAAGGAGTAGAAAAATTCAAGGTGGGGGACAGAGTTGTGGCACATAATTCTGCACCTTGTCATGAATGCATCTACTGTAAAACACATCAGTATTCTATGTGCGAAAATAATCTTTTTAATTCAGGTGCTTTTGCAGAATATCAAAAAATTCCAGAAAGAATAGTAAGACAAAATATGTTTAAGCTTCCGGATACACTTGATTTTAAAAGTGCAGCTCTCACAGAACCTTTCTCATGTGCAGTTTACGGAGTGGATGAGTCAAATATAAAGCAGGGAGATTATGTGGTCATAAACGGAGTAGGGCCGATAGGACTTATGTTTGTAAGGCTTGTCTATCTGAAAGGTGCACATATAATAGTAACAGATGCAAGTAATAAAAGACTGGAACTGGCAAAAAAATTAGGTGCAAAAGATATTATAAATATAAATGAAGTTTCTGATGTGGTAAAAGCTGTAAAAGATTGTACGCCGCAAAGCAGGGGTGTCGATGTGGCAATAGAAGCAACAGGGCTTCCGAGAGTCTGGGAAAGTACAATTCTAATGGCAAGAAAAGGCGGTTTGGTAAACTTATTCGGCGGAACAAAGAAAGGAGAGGCTTTTACTATAGATTGTCAGCTTTTCCACTATTCACAGCTTACAATAAAGGGTGTTTTTCATACAACTCCTTATCATGTGGAAAGAGCTTTCAGACTGATCTGTGAAGGAGTAATAAGTGCAGATGACTTTGTAAATAATGAATATGATATAGATCATCTCGTAGATGCCCTTGAATCACACAGAACAGGAAATGTAATAAAAAATGCAATTATCTTTGAATAGATAAAAATAAATAAATTAAAACTGTATTGAACAGAATAATATTATACAAAAGTGTTTATTGTCTTTTGAGTAAATATTTTTGAAAATTGGAATTTTTTATTCTAAATTATTCTGTTTTAATACAGTTTTTTATTGTGTCGAGGTATTGAAAAGTATATGTTTTTAAATTATTATTGTATATTTATGAAATAATAATTTTTAAAATCTGAAAACTTTTTTTTATTTATTATCTGTTCTAATAAAAGCGACACAAATTAATATAAAAAATAAAATTGACATAATGCGAATATTTTAGTAACATGGAAGTACATAAAATATAAATTTTTGATGGAGGAAATATGAAAAGATATTTATTAGCTATTTTGTTAATTTTAGGGTTGGTAATCTCTTGCGGTGGTTCAAAAGATATTACATTACCTAATAAAAATGTAAAAGTAGAAGGAAATGTTCTTACATTTAAAGGAAAGCCTTTTTCTGGGAACATAAAAATGAATCTTGCTGACAAGATGGACGGTTACTCTGGAGCAATAAGCTTCAAAGAAGGACACCTTGACGGATTAACAGACCTTAAAAATGACAAGCAAAATCAACAAATGAAATTTACAGTAAC contains these protein-coding regions:
- a CDS encoding PTS sugar transporter subunit IIB, with translation MGKKRIMVACGTGIATSTVVVNKMSNLLKERGVDVDIQQCKVSELPYKTDKVDLIVTTTAYTSKNDIPVIVAVSFLTGIGVDKDLDKIIEILNK
- a CDS encoding PTS galactitol transporter subunit IIC; amino-acid sequence: MEIIKSFVDFILGLGPATMLPIILTIFGLILGQGLAKSFRAGVTVGVGFVGVNLVIGLLMTSLGKAAEALVTSLGLHFDIIDVGWPIGAAITFATPIAALLIPIIFILNMILLYFNVTKTMDVDLWNYWHLIFPGAMVYYATNSLILAIVLTLINATIIFKLADWTAPAVEKHFGLPGISLPHGETVNFAPIMYALNKVEDKIPGINKVKLDGEKLKEKIGIFGEPLIMGIVLGILLGILGRYNVSDTLSLGIQMGAVMVLMPKMVALLMEGLTPISEGAKDFIAKRFPGKDVYIGLDAAVVIGNPANMTVALLMVPITILLAVILPYNRMLPFADLAVLPFTVIWAVAASRGDIFRGLINSIITVCMVFFMATNLGPLTTQMGHAVGFEFPAGATMISGIDMSCHITLWIILKLIDYKNTPMFIAGIVALVAYVGMWYWTRNDIKKQYENDTE
- a CDS encoding L-ribulose-5-phosphate 4-epimerase; the encoded protein is MLEKLKNEVIDAGRKLKEYKLITLTGGNVSGRDIETGYIVMTPSGMEYDTLTPDDITVTDLDGNIIEGKRKPSSDLKTHLQIYRAKKEINGIIHTHSTFASCFAVLKEEIPVISTTMANEVGGKVLLSKYAPVGSDELGENIIEKIGNQKAVLLESHGVFTYGENVAHALTAAVMLEDSAKVYYLTRTIGKPEELPEEEIIRANELFKNVYGQK
- a CDS encoding PTS galactitol transporter subunit IIC, translated to MGILNYIVDLGPQVMMPIIITIFGLILGAKFGKALRAGLTVGVGFIGLNLVIGLLGGSLGPAAQDMVTRLGLNLTVIDVGWPAAAAIAFASRVGALIIPIGLIVNIVMLLTNTTQTLDIDIWDFWHFAFTGALVTGATGSIMYGIIAAVLNMIIIMVIADLTAPGLEKYLGLPGVSLPHGFSGAFVPGALVINKILDVIPGINKIELDTDTLQRRFGVFGEPLIIGTVIGLVIGIAAGYNLKGILVLGITLGGVLVLIPKMAAMLMEGLIPISDSAQEFVSKRFKNRGKIYIGLDSAVGIGHPTTLSVSLVLVPITIILAAILPGNRVLPFADLAVIPFSLVMLMPITKGNVFRTFIIGFINMAVGLLIATNLAPLHTQMAIDANFTMPPGATMISSICDGANPLSWLFTRLMSVPFVGVAILTVIALGMAVYNRRRIIKETRLDREAAAEGTAE
- a CDS encoding PTS sugar transporter subunit IIA; this encodes MIIDNNLIFSNLEYENSNDVLKFLSDNLEKNGYVKSSFYGGLLEREAAYPTGLDFGDYSIAMPHTEVEHVLKSTLSIATLKKKVDFKCAEDHSKDTPVEVVCVIAFGEKEDKIDVLTKLISFFGNKEEFYKMLTSDKDNLVEIVKKNLEN
- a CDS encoding PRD domain-containing protein; translated protein: MALTKREIEILNILTDSDNIDMEYLAEEFGVSLRTIRYSIENLNYYLKKYNFPVIDKNSKGILYQREKFSLSNFLKKIESRDYKYLDTERVEYIYIYILFNTTSKLNIINLASLFQVSELTIKSDVKKLKDFLKTKDLSFRYNNTKGFYIDSSEIAVRKEMIKIFMDKLFNFENSSNKMNLFIDYRIKDILNNYIKQIDQNFLKNYLKEIESKLVENTSNEVFELLIIYFSIAILRVKQNNIITQSDFYNTYIIRTKEYKILTENIDILEKKYDVHFNEEEILKLAEYFLGSHTYNYSYTFYENWIEVEILVRKLIGEVSKNNNVDISKDKLLFEGLLNHIKPTIYRIKNDIYLPNIGFEEILENCQDLFFTVKKSLIDVEKYIGHEIKDDEVALFTVHFKLAIDRIKEKVNEFSNVLFVCGSGYASSSLLAQELFDTFDINVVDLIPYYRLKDYDLKNIDFIISTVKIPESIKVEKEIIQVNVILSEKDKILLENKGFKRKKRTIGVTEILEVIEKEFKSEDLEKIGDILTKKFSGQIYDNRKEKIIERRNKNLLDYLKKENIVIKEKETNWRNVVNIIGKILLEDGCIEESYIQSMKDLVDECGTFMVLNQRLMILHAENNNDVFRTGVSFLKLNYPVTFPDNKKLMYIFGLSCLSKEEISETLNDLVMLAENDEFFSELERKNNQSEILKTIKKYIEREI
- a CDS encoding DeoR/GlpR family DNA-binding transcription regulator; the protein is MKEKRIDRILQMVKLNSAVGTGELAKTLDVAESTVRRDLNQLEKMGLLKKVHGGAVKLENQVIFEMSYSEREELNLKLKEQAAKKAASYINDNDTIFIGPGTTTEMVMKYIKTKNNTIITNSLSAFSKYSSLPYKLIIAPGYLRTETSAVIGTFTNNFLKKINVDIAFSGANCINDSQLMSSNEEEGTAQEIILNNAKKRYLLVDSTKFETKSFFTFYSAENLDAIITDNEISSKIKNKYKKFCKVL
- a CDS encoding L-fuculose-phosphate aldolase, which encodes MLMENERKLIVEYGKLLVTKGLTTGTGGNISIFDKEKKYFAISPSGIDYFETTPEDVVIMDLDGKVVEGIRKPSSEWMMHMIFYKKRDDVEAVVHTHSRFASTISCMRWEIPALHYYVAFAGKTIPCAKYASYGTQELADNAFDGMGEGKAALLANHGLITIGRSVKEAFLVAEMSEEMAEYYYRTKSIGEPVLLDEEEMESMLVRFKSYGQ
- a CDS encoding zinc-binding dehydrogenase, which encodes MKIAYFYGPEDVRIEETAIPEPGYGEVVIKNKVALTCGTDLKTYLRGHPLWIPPAVFGHEASGVVYKVGEGVEKFKVGDRVVAHNSAPCHECIYCKTHQYSMCENNLFNSGAFAEYQKIPERIVRQNMFKLPDTLDFKSAALTEPFSCAVYGVDESNIKQGDYVVINGVGPIGLMFVRLVYLKGAHIIVTDASNKRLELAKKLGAKDIININEVSDVVKAVKDCTPQSRGVDVAIEATGLPRVWESTILMARKGGLVNLFGGTKKGEAFTIDCQLFHYSQLTIKGVFHTTPYHVERAFRLICEGVISADDFVNNEYDIDHLVDALESHRTGNVIKNAIIFE